The stretch of DNA ACCATGGAGACTGCCACTACGACGCAGGAAACTACAAACTCGACAGAAGAATGAGATTAATCTACAAATTAGCAGATGGACTGGGAATTGGAAGAGAAAGGATTCACCATGACTGGATATCTGCATCAGAAGGGGAAAAATTTGCTGACACTGTTAAAATGATGGTGGAACGTATAACTGCTCTGGGCCCTTCCCCCCTAAAAGCACAATTAGAAGCTCCAGAAGAAGCAGAAGTGGAGGCCTAACATGGCAGACAAAGTTAAACTAGGAAATGTTTGGCTTGGTGTGTGTGCTGGATGTGAACTTTCCATAGCAGACATACATGAAGCCATAGTAGATGTTCTGGGATTGGCAGACTTTGAATTCATGCCAGTTCTAATGGATGTCAAATATGATGAATGGACCGACGTAGATGTGGCTATAGTAACCGGAGGAATTCGAAATGATGAAAACCGGGAACTCGCATTAAAAGTTAGGGAAAAAGCTAAAGTTGTCATTGCTTATGGTACTTGTGCAGCTTATGGAGGAATTTTTGGACTTGGAAACCTACACACTGTTGATGAGTTAACTCAAGAGGCTTATATCAACTCTGAAAGTACTTACAACGATGAGGGAATTATACCAAGTGAAGGAGTACCTAAATTAGAAAGCAGAATGAGACCACTAACTGAAGTCATTGATGTTGATTTAGTACTACCTGGATGCCCACCCCGATCTGATCTGGTAGCACAAATTGTCATGGCTCTATTAAAAGGTGAAGAACTACCTGAAATACCAAAAACAAACCTTTGCGAAGTTTGTCCTAGGGAAAAACCACCTGAAGGAATGGCTATGGACAAAATCATTCGACAATTTGAACTTGGAGAACCCGAAGAAGAAATGTGCCTAGTACCCCAGGGATTGGTCTGTTTAGGACCAGCTACTATCTCCATATGTGGTGCTGAATGTCCATCAATTGGAATTCAGTGTCGTGGATGCTATGGACCTACTTTCAATGTAACTGATCAGGGTGCAAAAATGATCAGTGCTATTGGTTCTGATTTCGGTGTGGAACGAGATAAAACTGTGGACCCTGAAGAAGTAGCCGATCAACTGGATGATATAGTTGGAACTTTCTATACCTACACACTCCCAGCAGCCCTAATACCTGCTAAGGTGAAAAAGGAGGGTAAATAAATGGTTACACTCAAAATGGAACCTGTGACCAGGATTGAAGGTCACGCAAAAATCACAGTGGACTTGGATGATGCAGGAAATGTCCAGGACACTAAACTCCACGTTATGGAATTCCGTGGATTTGAAAAATTCCTGCAAGGACGAAATATTGAAGAAGTGCCACGTATAGTGCCTAGAATATGTGGTATATGTGATGTGCAGCACCACTTGGCAGCTGCCAAGGCTGTGGATGCAATTTTTGGATTCGAACCTGATGACATTCTCCCAGACGCTTACAAGATGAGGGAATTAATGGACTGGGGTTCTACTATGCACTCCCACACACTGCATTTCTATTACCTGGCAGCTCCAGACTTCATAGCTGGAAAAGACAGGAAAACCAGAAACGTATTCCAAATCGTGAAAGACGCACCTGAGGCAGCATTACAAGCAATTGAACTTCGAAAAAACGCTTTAGAACTTATCAGAGCAACCGGTGGAAGGCCCATTCACCCCACATCCTCAACTCCTGGAGGAATCTCTACAAGTTTGGATGACGAAACCCAGAAAGACCTCCTAAACAAAATGAATAGGAATGTGGAATTAGCAGTCGCTACTTTGGACTTGGCCAAACCAATATTTGAAGAAAACTTGGACCTGGTCAAAACCTTAGGTTACATGGAAAGTTACCACTGTGGACTGGTAAAAGACGGCGTATGGGATATGTATGACGGAAACGTCCGAATGAAAGATAAGGAAGGTAAAACATATTGCGAATTTGCACCAGCCGATTACCTGGACTACATGGCAGAACATGTGAAACCCTACTCCTGGTTGAAATTCCCGTACATAAAAGATTTAGGATATCCTGAAGGAGTTTACAGGGTGTGCCCATTATCTCGACTAAACGTAGCAGACAAAATGCCTGACGAAGCTCCATTAGCACAAGCAGAGTTAGAAGAATTCAGGAAAACATTTGGATATGCACATGAACCATTGTTATACCACTGGGCTCGACTCATAGAGATATTGGCATCTGCAGAATGTGCAGCCGCCACTCTAGAAGGAGATCTATCTGGTGATAAATTCCCAGGCCCACTGGAAAGAACTGCTGGTGAAGGTGTCGGAATTGTAGAAGCATCCCGAGGAACACTAACCCACCACTATGCTTGTGACGAAAACGGACAAGTTACCAAAGCTAACATTATTGTTGCAACCATCCAAAACAACCCCGCCATGGAAATGGGTATTCAAAAAGTCGCCAAAGACTACATTAAACCTGGAGTAGACGTAGACGATAAAATCTTCAACTTAATGGAGATGGTTATCAGGGCTTATGACCCATGTCTATCCTGTGCAACCCACCAAATCGATAGTCAAATGAGGCTTGCCACCCTTGAAGTGTACGACAGCGAGGGACACCTCGTTAAAAAGATTTAAATACATTTTAGAGGGTGAGAAAGATGATAGTGGTTAACAAGGAAGACTGCATTCGATGTGGGGCCTGTCAGGGTGCCTGTCCAACTGCAGCAATCATCGTATCTCCAGAAGATGTCAACTATTGTGATGTCTGTGGAGGAGCACCTAAATGTGTGGATGTCTGTCCCACTGGTGCTCTTAAAGCTGATGAGCTAGCATTGGATGAATCTGGCAACACCCAAACCAGGATTACCTTCAACCCCCAACTCTGTGACGAGTGCGGGGACTGTGTAGAAGTCTGCCCCCCCCAGATCCTTAAATTAGAAACTGGTAAAGTGCAGACCTTGCCTTTACAGGGATACTGTGTCATGTGCCAGCAGTGCTCAGACATTTGCCCAGTAGATGTTATCGGAGTAGAAGGAGTTAAAGAACCTAAAAAACTGGACTTAGAGATCACCAGCCCAGTCTACATAGTGGACTGTGTAGGATGTGGTATGTGTGTGGATGAATGTCCAGTAAGCGCCATAACACTCCCTGAATACGGTGAAAGCATAACCATCGATGAAGACACTTGTATCAAATGTGGGGTCTGTTCACAGACCTGCCCATGGAACGCAGTGTATATATCCGGAAGAAAACCAGAAAAACGTGCCAAAATACTCAACAAGTTTGAAATTGACACAGATACATGTATCGGTTGTCAGGTTTGTGTAGACGCCTGTCCTGGTGACTTCATAGAACCTAAAACTTCTGAACTAACAGTAGAACTACCGGAAATCTGTACTTACTGTGGACTATGCGAAAAAATGTGCCCAGTGGATGCCATCACTCTGGATGTTGAACTAGGACCAGCCAAACCTGCCTCTGAAACAGGGTTGGTATGGGATGAAGAAAAATGTGACTTTGTAGGAGCATGTGCCCGCACATGTCCCAACGAAGCTATCCGGGTGGTTACAAAAACCGGAGTTCAAGTACCAGGAGATGTTGAAGTAGGTGGAGAACCATCATTTGCTATGTGCACCCGTTGTGGGGCATGCACAATTGCCTGTCCAAACGATGCATTAAATCTGGTGGAAATCGACAAAGAAATCGATGGTGAGATTGTCAAGAGGAACAGAATTGAGTACAGTCCTGATAATTGCCAACAGTGTGGTGATTGTGTAGAAGTATGTCCTTACAACATGCTGAAACTCACCGACGACAAAGTACCACTCAAAGGATTCTGTATACTCTGTGACCAGTGCATACCAGTCTGTCCACACGATGCGTTTTCCCTTAAATAGGTAAAAAAATCGAAACCAAAAAAAAAAACCAATTCGGTGGAATTTTCCACCCCTCTTTTTATTTTTCGCAAATAATTAAGTTCTTATTATTATTTAGTTACTAAAGAAATAGTATTAGAATTATATTATTTTCATAAAAAAATTGTGTACTTATTTAACTAACCCCTTTTCATCTACTTCTATGAAAATACTATGTTTTTCAAGGTCTAATTCAACTATTTGGCCTTCTACTGTCATTCCTTGGTTTAAAATATCTACCATCTCTATCCGGTTACCATAAACTTTGATATTAATCACATCATCCATTAATTTAATCCCTTTATTGTCGTAAACTGTTGATTCGCACATTTTTATTACCTCTTTTATTTTTTATAGTTATTTCTTCTATGAACTGTCTTTAAAGCTATTCAGTTCTTATTATCACTTATCTTATGTGTAGTAAACAATGAATTTAAGATTAACTGATGTCACATGCTCTGAATGTAAGTACAAACATATAATCATCACATTTTTTTGACGCATAATTGAGGAATTTTAGTAATACTTTTTATATAGTTTTTTTTTTGGTTTTGTTCATGAAATAAGTTTTTATTTAAAAAATTGGAACTGAATATAGTCAAATAGTAAAATGTATATAAGTTAAGTTATCATAACTAAATGTTAACTATTGTATAAAAAACAACTATCATATCAATATTGTTGTTTGTGAACAATGCAATTTTGGGAAGAGCATATAAAAAAAACTAAAACATTTATGGTGGAGTTATTCATGTTGGGGTCATGGGATAAAAACAAAACTATATTAACAATACTCTTTGTGTTAACAGTTCTTTGCGCATCCGGAGCTGTTACAGCTGCTGAAAACTCGAATTACATAACTGATAACAATATAACTTCAGAATTATCTCTTGCTAACTCAATTAATAATAATGATCCCTCTCAAGATCAACAAAATATCCCCACATCTTCCCTTAACCCCTCTTCACATTTTTCAGAATCCATAATAAGTGGTAATGTAATTAGATGTACCAATGGAAGTTCCTTCCCCGGAGTAACTGTTTCTGTGAAATCTCCAGAAGGCACTGAAGTTGCCAGAACAACCACTGACTCTGATGGTTTTTATATAATATCTTTTGCAAGCAATGAAAAAAATTTCTATGTTTCAGCCAGTTATCCCGGCCACATGACATTAACCAAGTTTCTCACACTGATGGCCAGTAACAATGCTGATGACCCTAATTTTTATGGACAGCTTAACTTCCAGTTAGGCCCTGAACCCACCTTATCTATAAATGCTCCATCTTCACAGCTTGTGAATGAAACTTTTGACTTCACTATTACCTTTGATAATGCCGGGGATGAAACCGGTTTCGGACCAACAGTCCAACTAATTTTACCCCCAGAAATACAGTTTAATTCTGCAACTTTCCTGGGTGCTCCTGTAAGTGTCACTAATGTTGGTACTTTTCCAGTTTCTGGAGAACTAGTAGATCCACTTTCTGGGCTTACAGTAACTGGCACACCAGGATTCCAACTTTACATTTTTGAATATCCGCTGGGAAGTTTCACCACTGGTCAACCCCCAGCAACAATAAACATCAACGCGCTTTTACTTGGAAACTCCGAACTAGGAGTTCCATTAAACATCACTGGTTATCCAGTGTTCAGATTTGGTGCCAATGAAGTTGGTACAAATCCTATAAGGGGACATGAATCAACAGCACAAGTAACACCCACAGTGATCCAGATTACCAAAACTTCAAATGCACCAGAACGTGAAACAGCAACAGGTAGAAATTATCCTATCACTTACACTCTCACAGTTGATGTTGCAAATGGACAAACAATTAATTTGGTAGAAGTTGCTGATCTTATTCCTGGAAATCTTCAATTCTTACAAGTACTTAATTCTGCAGGAGGCACAGTAACTCAACAACCATCACTCACAATACCGGGTGGTCTTCTACAGATAATGTTTTCCAGTATCACAGGTGTATTAGGTCCTGACAGAATTATCACTTA from Methanobacterium sp. encodes:
- a CDS encoding hydrogenase iron-sulfur subunit, whose protein sequence is MAEDDVKIVMFCCNWCSYGGADTAGTARMQYPPNVRVIRVMCSGRIEPQFIFKAFREGADGVIVAGCHHGDCHYDAGNYKLDRRMRLIYKLADGLGIGRERIHHDWISASEGEKFADTVKMMVERITALGPSPLKAQLEAPEEAEVEA
- a CDS encoding F420-nonreducing hydrogenase, which produces MADKVKLGNVWLGVCAGCELSIADIHEAIVDVLGLADFEFMPVLMDVKYDEWTDVDVAIVTGGIRNDENRELALKVREKAKVVIAYGTCAAYGGIFGLGNLHTVDELTQEAYINSESTYNDEGIIPSEGVPKLESRMRPLTEVIDVDLVLPGCPPRSDLVAQIVMALLKGEELPEIPKTNLCEVCPREKPPEGMAMDKIIRQFELGEPEEEMCLVPQGLVCLGPATISICGAECPSIGIQCRGCYGPTFNVTDQGAKMISAIGSDFGVERDKTVDPEEVADQLDDIVGTFYTYTLPAALIPAKVKKEGK
- a CDS encoding Ni/Fe hydrogenase subunit alpha, with amino-acid sequence MVTLKMEPVTRIEGHAKITVDLDDAGNVQDTKLHVMEFRGFEKFLQGRNIEEVPRIVPRICGICDVQHHLAAAKAVDAIFGFEPDDILPDAYKMRELMDWGSTMHSHTLHFYYLAAPDFIAGKDRKTRNVFQIVKDAPEAALQAIELRKNALELIRATGGRPIHPTSSTPGGISTSLDDETQKDLLNKMNRNVELAVATLDLAKPIFEENLDLVKTLGYMESYHCGLVKDGVWDMYDGNVRMKDKEGKTYCEFAPADYLDYMAEHVKPYSWLKFPYIKDLGYPEGVYRVCPLSRLNVADKMPDEAPLAQAELEEFRKTFGYAHEPLLYHWARLIEILASAECAAATLEGDLSGDKFPGPLERTAGEGVGIVEASRGTLTHHYACDENGQVTKANIIVATIQNNPAMEMGIQKVAKDYIKPGVDVDDKIFNLMEMVIRAYDPCLSCATHQIDSQMRLATLEVYDSEGHLVKKI
- a CDS encoding 4Fe-4S binding protein is translated as MIVVNKEDCIRCGACQGACPTAAIIVSPEDVNYCDVCGGAPKCVDVCPTGALKADELALDESGNTQTRITFNPQLCDECGDCVEVCPPQILKLETGKVQTLPLQGYCVMCQQCSDICPVDVIGVEGVKEPKKLDLEITSPVYIVDCVGCGMCVDECPVSAITLPEYGESITIDEDTCIKCGVCSQTCPWNAVYISGRKPEKRAKILNKFEIDTDTCIGCQVCVDACPGDFIEPKTSELTVELPEICTYCGLCEKMCPVDAITLDVELGPAKPASETGLVWDEEKCDFVGACARTCPNEAIRVVTKTGVQVPGDVEVGGEPSFAMCTRCGACTIACPNDALNLVEIDKEIDGEIVKRNRIEYSPDNCQQCGDCVEVCPYNMLKLTDDKVPLKGFCILCDQCIPVCPHDAFSLK
- a CDS encoding CooT family nickel-binding protein — its product is MCESTVYDNKGIKLMDDVINIKVYGNRIEMVDILNQGMTVEGQIVELDLEKHSIFIEVDEKGLVK